One Bradyrhizobium sp. ISRA464 genomic window carries:
- a CDS encoding efflux RND transporter periplasmic adaptor subunit, with the protein MLFKPDTKDDEKSTPRKPGPVSRLLKRMVSLIITLVILGGLGYLGWLALQQKQGGAGGRRAGMRPDLPVPVLAATPRVQDVPVYLDGVGSVKALNTVTVRSQVDGKLIAVKFVEGQDVKQGDVLGEIDPVIYQAQYDQAVAKKAQDEALLANQKIDLARYQQLAATNAGSKQQADTQKAVVAQQEALVRADQAAIDNAAATLSYTKIIAPISGRAGLRQVDQGNIIHASDTTGLVILTQLQPIAVWFSLPQQQITRVNAAAAKGTLSVDVFGNDGVTVIDTGKLTGIDNQVDPTTGTLKLKAEFPNANYQLWPGQFVNVRLKVETLAQAIVVPTSAVQRGPAGTFSYVIGTDDIVTAKPVTVTQQNEHDAVIASGLTTSDRVVTTGFANLADGSKVMVGKDTQAPTADLAPRKHSRHPDGRGGGQGQGKSGEHHGGRRQHSEGDQKGQTGPASAPSSAGAEQSGGATKTQP; encoded by the coding sequence ATGCTCTTTAAGCCCGACACGAAAGATGACGAGAAAAGCACGCCGCGCAAGCCAGGCCCGGTCTCGCGCCTGCTCAAGCGCATGGTGTCGCTGATCATCACGCTCGTGATCCTCGGCGGTCTCGGCTATCTCGGCTGGCTCGCCTTGCAGCAGAAGCAGGGCGGCGCCGGCGGCCGTCGTGCAGGCATGCGGCCGGACCTGCCGGTCCCGGTGCTAGCGGCCACGCCGCGTGTGCAGGATGTGCCCGTCTATCTCGACGGCGTCGGCTCGGTGAAGGCGTTGAACACGGTCACCGTGCGCTCGCAGGTCGACGGCAAGCTGATTGCGGTCAAGTTCGTCGAGGGGCAGGACGTCAAGCAGGGCGATGTGCTCGGCGAGATCGACCCCGTGATCTACCAGGCGCAGTACGACCAGGCGGTCGCCAAGAAGGCGCAGGACGAGGCGCTGCTCGCCAACCAGAAGATCGACCTCGCGCGCTATCAGCAGCTCGCCGCCACCAATGCCGGCTCGAAGCAACAGGCCGATACGCAGAAAGCCGTGGTGGCGCAGCAGGAGGCGCTGGTCAGGGCCGACCAGGCCGCGATCGACAACGCGGCGGCAACCCTGAGCTACACCAAGATCATCGCCCCCATTTCAGGCCGGGCCGGCCTGCGCCAGGTCGACCAGGGCAACATCATCCACGCCTCCGACACCACCGGGCTCGTCATCCTGACGCAGCTGCAGCCGATCGCGGTGTGGTTCAGCCTGCCGCAGCAACAGATCACGCGGGTGAACGCGGCAGCGGCCAAGGGCACACTCAGCGTCGATGTGTTCGGCAATGACGGTGTCACGGTGATCGATACCGGCAAGCTGACCGGTATAGACAACCAGGTCGATCCGACCACCGGCACGCTGAAGCTGAAGGCCGAATTCCCCAACGCCAATTACCAGCTCTGGCCCGGCCAGTTCGTCAATGTCCGCCTCAAGGTGGAGACGCTGGCGCAGGCGATCGTGGTGCCGACGTCGGCGGTGCAGCGCGGTCCGGCCGGTACGTTCAGCTATGTGATCGGCACGGATGACATCGTGACCGCGAAGCCGGTCACGGTGACGCAGCAGAACGAGCACGACGCCGTGATTGCGAGCGGCCTGACCACGTCCGACCGCGTCGTGACGACGGGGTTCGCCAATCTGGCCGACGGCTCGAAAGTCATGGTCGGCAAGGACACGCAAGCTCCAACCGCCGATCTGGCGCCACGCAAGCACAGCCGCCATCCCGACGGCAGGGGCGGCGGCCAAGGTCAGGGCAAGAGCGGCGAGCACCATGGCGGCCGGCGCCAGCATAGCGAGGGCGATCAGAAGGGGCAGACAGGGCCGGCTTCGGCGCCATCGTCAGCGGGGGCTGAACAGTCAGGCGGCGCGACGAAGACGCAGCCATGA
- a CDS encoding cysteine synthase A, with product MAFNKDVVEAIGNTPLIKLQRASELTGCTILGKAEFMNPGQSVKDRAGKWMILEAEKRGDLKPGGLVVESTAGNTGIGLAVVASARGYRTLIVIPETQSQEKKDMLRLCGAELVEAPALPFSNPNNYQHLGRRLAEQLRKTEPNGVLFADQWNNLDNPKAHYDSTGPEIWQQTNGKVDGFICSIGTGGTLAGVSRYLKEKNKDIVIACADPHGFAMYELFKNGQVKSTPGDSITEGIGLGRKTPVVETAKVDDAFLVSDEEAVTTIYELLQHEGLCLGGSTGINIAGAIQLAKQLGPGKTIVTILCDSGNRYQSKLFNPDFMRSKNLPVPQWLETRSKVELPLVKT from the coding sequence ATGGCATTCAACAAAGACGTCGTCGAAGCAATCGGCAATACCCCCCTTATCAAGCTGCAGCGAGCCTCCGAACTGACCGGCTGCACCATTCTGGGCAAGGCGGAGTTCATGAATCCCGGCCAGTCGGTCAAGGACCGGGCCGGCAAGTGGATGATCCTGGAGGCGGAGAAACGCGGCGACCTGAAACCGGGCGGCCTCGTCGTCGAGTCGACGGCAGGCAACACCGGAATTGGGCTCGCGGTCGTGGCCAGCGCGCGCGGCTACCGCACCCTGATTGTCATTCCAGAAACCCAAAGCCAGGAAAAGAAGGATATGCTGCGGCTATGCGGCGCCGAACTGGTCGAGGCGCCGGCGCTGCCCTTCTCCAACCCGAACAACTATCAGCATCTCGGCCGGCGTCTTGCCGAGCAGCTCCGCAAGACGGAGCCGAATGGCGTGCTGTTCGCCGACCAGTGGAACAACCTCGACAATCCCAAGGCGCATTACGACTCGACGGGGCCGGAAATCTGGCAGCAGACCAACGGCAAGGTGGACGGCTTCATCTGCTCGATCGGCACCGGCGGCACGCTCGCCGGCGTCAGCCGCTACCTGAAGGAAAAGAACAAGGACATCGTGATCGCATGTGCCGATCCGCACGGATTTGCAATGTACGAGCTATTCAAGAATGGTCAGGTCAAATCGACGCCGGGCGACTCGATCACGGAAGGCATCGGTCTTGGGCGCAAGACGCCGGTCGTCGAGACCGCCAAGGTTGACGACGCGTTCCTCGTTTCCGACGAGGAGGCGGTGACAACCATTTATGAGCTTCTGCAGCACGAAGGCCTGTGCCTGGGCGGCTCAACCGGCATCAACATCGCGGGCGCGATCCAGCTTGCCAAGCAGCTCGGCCCCGGCAAGACCATCGTCACGATCCTCTGCGATTCCGGCAATCGGTATCAGTCCAAGCTGTTCAATCCGGACTTCATGCGCTCGAAGAACCTGCCGGTCCCGCAATGGCTGGAGACACGCTCCAAGGTCGAATTGCCGCTCGTAAAGACGTGA
- a CDS encoding efflux RND transporter permease subunit, with protein MSVSEPFIRRPIATSLLGIALMIGGALGYWALPVSALPQVDFPTVQVTTQLPGASPDVVASLITAPLERQLGQIPSLSSMNSTSSFGVSQISLQFDLNRDIDGATQDVQAAINAAAGILPKTLPYPPVYAKVNPADAPVMTLALTSDTISLRAMSDLADTILGQRLSQIAGVGRVPILGGLKPAVRVQADLARLAAYGIAMEDLRNAIAGANVSGPKGSLDGAQQSYTIAANDQITAADAYKPIIIAYRNGSPVTIGDVAQIVDGLENDRTGGWYQGTSAVIIDIQRQPGANVIEVVRQIRAEIPRMQRAIPAGVKLTVVSDRTVTIRASVHDVQFTLILSVVLVTLVVLLFLRSLRATLIAGVALPLSLITSFGIMYFAGFSLDNLSLMALTIGTGFVVDDAIVMIENIVRHMEEGETVMEASLKGASEIGFTVISLTVSLIAVFIPLLFMSGLVGRMFREFALTLTIAVVTSAVVSLTLTPMMCSRLLKNIHEEVAVPGLAALSRFIDRMVAFYHRTLLWVLQRQRATLVVTFATIALTLVTYVLAPKGFLPLQDTSSITAVTEAGPDVSFAEMQRRQTAASDIIKADPDVTGVVSVIGAGSVNPTTNVGRLVMTLKPRGQRRDDVAAVIARLKQKVATIPGMTIYFQPVQDVQISTQSSRSQYQYTLTGTDAAEVSKWAQQLVAEMRRDPIFRDVSSEAQDGGLRAALDINRQRAGQLGVNLQGVTDTLNDAFAQRQISTIYGQANQYRVVLEALPMYQRDPSILDKLYLPGANGAQVPLSAVATLTRTTAPLAISHQAQFPSVSLSFNLAPGEALGDAVTAVKTIETRIGMPGSIVGIYSGDAAEFARSLAGQPWLILAAIITIYIVLGVLYESYIHPITILSTLPSAGVGAILALMLCGQDLSVIGLIGIILLMGIVKKNAIMMIDFALEAERHQGMSSYDAIVQACLLRFRPIMMTTLAALFGALPLAIESGTGSELRFPLGVSIIGGLLLSQLLTLYTTPVIYLALDRLNRRIEKAVPEAGPRGPPIAGATEGMQ; from the coding sequence ATGAGCGTCTCCGAACCGTTCATCCGCCGCCCGATCGCGACCTCGCTCCTCGGCATCGCACTGATGATCGGCGGCGCGCTCGGCTACTGGGCGCTGCCGGTCTCCGCGCTGCCGCAGGTCGATTTCCCGACCGTGCAGGTCACCACGCAGCTACCCGGCGCCAGCCCCGACGTCGTCGCCTCGCTGATCACGGCGCCGCTGGAGCGGCAGCTCGGCCAGATCCCGTCGCTGTCGTCGATGAACTCGACGAGCTCGTTCGGCGTCAGCCAGATCTCGCTGCAATTCGATCTCAACCGCGACATCGACGGCGCCACGCAGGACGTGCAGGCGGCGATCAATGCGGCGGCTGGCATTCTGCCGAAGACGCTCCCGTACCCGCCAGTCTACGCCAAGGTGAACCCGGCGGACGCGCCGGTCATGACGCTGGCGCTGACTTCGGACACGATCTCGCTACGGGCGATGAGCGATCTCGCCGACACTATCCTGGGGCAACGGCTGAGCCAGATTGCCGGCGTCGGCCGGGTCCCGATCCTCGGCGGCCTGAAGCCCGCGGTGCGCGTGCAAGCAGATTTGGCCCGGCTCGCGGCCTACGGCATTGCGATGGAGGACCTGCGCAATGCGATCGCGGGCGCCAACGTGTCAGGGCCGAAGGGATCGCTCGACGGCGCCCAGCAATCCTACACCATCGCCGCCAACGACCAGATCACCGCGGCCGATGCCTACAAGCCGATCATCATCGCCTATCGCAATGGATCGCCGGTCACGATCGGCGACGTCGCGCAGATCGTCGACGGGCTGGAGAACGACCGCACCGGCGGTTGGTACCAGGGCACGTCGGCCGTCATCATCGACATTCAGCGCCAGCCCGGCGCCAATGTGATCGAGGTGGTTCGCCAGATCCGCGCCGAGATTCCGCGGATGCAGCGGGCGATCCCGGCCGGCGTCAAATTGACCGTGGTCTCGGACCGTACCGTGACGATCCGCGCGTCAGTGCATGACGTGCAGTTCACGCTGATCCTGAGCGTGGTGCTGGTGACTTTGGTGGTGCTGCTGTTCCTGCGGTCGCTGCGCGCGACCTTGATCGCCGGCGTTGCGCTGCCGCTGTCGCTGATCACGAGCTTCGGCATCATGTATTTCGCCGGCTTCAGCCTCGACAATTTGTCGCTGATGGCGTTGACGATCGGAACCGGCTTCGTGGTCGACGACGCCATCGTCATGATCGAGAACATCGTCCGCCATATGGAAGAGGGCGAAACCGTGATGGAGGCGTCGCTGAAGGGCGCCAGCGAAATCGGCTTCACGGTGATCTCGCTGACGGTGTCGCTGATCGCGGTCTTCATCCCGCTGCTGTTCATGTCCGGCCTGGTCGGCCGCATGTTCCGCGAGTTCGCGCTGACGCTGACGATCGCGGTCGTGACTTCGGCGGTGGTCTCGCTGACGCTGACCCCGATGATGTGCTCGCGGCTGCTCAAGAACATCCACGAGGAGGTCGCGGTTCCGGGCCTTGCCGCGCTCAGCCGCTTCATCGACCGCATGGTGGCCTTCTACCATCGCACGCTGCTCTGGGTGCTGCAGCGCCAGCGCGCGACGCTCGTGGTGACGTTTGCGACGATTGCGCTGACGCTGGTCACGTATGTGCTCGCGCCGAAGGGCTTTCTGCCGCTGCAGGACACGTCCTCGATCACGGCGGTGACCGAGGCTGGCCCCGACGTCTCGTTCGCGGAGATGCAGCGCCGGCAGACCGCGGCCTCCGACATCATCAAGGCGGATCCGGATGTGACCGGCGTCGTCTCGGTGATCGGCGCGGGTTCGGTCAATCCGACCACCAATGTCGGGCGCCTGGTGATGACGCTGAAGCCGCGCGGCCAGCGGCGCGACGACGTGGCGGCGGTAATCGCGCGCCTCAAGCAGAAGGTCGCGACGATCCCCGGCATGACCATCTACTTCCAGCCGGTGCAGGACGTGCAGATCTCGACCCAGTCGAGCCGGTCGCAATATCAATACACGCTGACCGGAACGGACGCAGCAGAGGTATCGAAATGGGCACAACAGCTGGTCGCCGAAATGCGGCGCGATCCGATCTTCCGTGACGTCTCGTCGGAGGCGCAGGACGGCGGCCTGCGCGCGGCGCTCGACATCAACCGCCAGCGCGCCGGGCAGCTCGGCGTCAACCTGCAGGGGGTGACCGACACGCTGAACGACGCCTTCGCGCAGCGGCAGATCTCGACGATCTACGGCCAGGCCAACCAGTACCGCGTCGTGCTCGAGGCGCTGCCGATGTACCAGCGCGATCCGTCGATCCTGGACAAGCTCTATCTGCCCGGCGCCAACGGCGCGCAGGTGCCGCTGTCGGCGGTGGCGACGCTGACCCGGACCACGGCGCCGCTGGCGATCTCGCACCAGGCGCAATTCCCGTCGGTCTCGCTCAGCTTCAACCTGGCGCCGGGCGAGGCGCTGGGCGACGCAGTCACTGCGGTGAAGACGATCGAGACCCGCATCGGGATGCCCGGCAGCATCGTCGGCATCTATTCCGGCGACGCGGCCGAGTTCGCACGGTCGCTTGCCGGACAGCCCTGGCTGATCCTCGCCGCGATCATCACGATCTACATCGTGCTCGGCGTGCTTTACGAGAGCTACATCCACCCGATCACCATCCTGTCGACGCTGCCGTCGGCCGGCGTCGGCGCGATCCTCGCGCTGATGCTGTGCGGACAGGACCTCTCGGTGATCGGCCTGATCGGCATCATCCTGTTGATGGGCATCGTCAAGAAGAACGCGATCATGATGATCGACTTCGCGCTGGAAGCCGAGCGGCATCAGGGCATGTCGTCCTATGACGCGATCGTGCAGGCCTGCCTGTTGCGCTTCCGCCCGATCATGATGACGACGCTGGCCGCGCTGTTCGGCGCGCTGCCGCTCGCGATCGAAAGCGGCACGGGATCGGAGCTGCGCTTCCCGCTCGGCGTCTCGATCATCGGCGGCCTGCTGCTCAGCCAATTGCTGACGCTGTACACCACGCCGGTGATCTATCTCGCGCTCGACCGGCTCAATCGCCGGATCGAGAAGGCGGTGCCGGAGGCAGGTCCGCGCGGTCCGCCGATCGCGGGCGCGACCGAGGGCATGCAGTGA
- a CDS encoding efflux transporter outer membrane subunit: MRRRVGRSFVALGLVANSAGCILTQDIPDPQLDIPQGYKAARHGRPDEALPALDWWRAFRSPELTQLMEEAQAVNLDIAAAIARFRLADALARQAGAALLPTLNLNGSETYSRTSGSSASGLTNGGREVVNYNTSLSASYQLDFWGQNRDAAQAAEETAVANRFDREVTALTTLTTVATAYFTVLSTQDRLRTAQRNIASAERILNAIKERFKAGTGTDLDVAQQESVLANQRALVPPLRQTLDQNINALAVLVSRPPESVRVSGGTLNAVAIPRVTPGLPSELLTQRPDIRRQEAQLASATANVGSARAQFFPSIQLTGQGGYQSQALVSLFQPHAAFFSLVGSATQPIFDGGRILGNFEYSKAKQDELLQIYRKTVVQAFTDVDNALVAIRETTRKLQLQRAVLSASRRAFDLAEQQLKAGTADIVTVLNTQLTLFQAEDVYSQAQLARLLAIVSLYQALGGGWEPKMERPVDAL; encoded by the coding sequence CTGCGACGACGGGTAGGGCGCTCATTCGTCGCGCTGGGCCTGGTCGCGAACTCTGCCGGCTGCATCCTGACCCAGGATATCCCCGATCCTCAGCTGGATATCCCGCAAGGCTACAAGGCCGCGCGGCATGGCCGGCCAGACGAAGCGTTGCCGGCGCTCGATTGGTGGCGGGCCTTCCGTTCACCCGAGCTGACGCAGCTGATGGAGGAGGCCCAGGCCGTCAACTTGGACATCGCTGCAGCCATCGCCCGGTTTCGTCTGGCCGACGCGCTGGCGCGACAGGCCGGCGCGGCGCTGCTGCCGACGCTCAACCTCAACGGATCGGAAACCTATTCACGCACCTCCGGCTCCAGTGCCAGCGGCCTCACCAATGGCGGGCGCGAGGTGGTCAACTACAATACCTCGCTGAGCGCGAGCTACCAGCTCGACTTCTGGGGGCAGAACCGCGACGCCGCGCAGGCGGCCGAGGAGACTGCCGTCGCCAACCGGTTCGATCGCGAGGTGACGGCGCTGACGACTCTGACGACCGTCGCCACCGCCTATTTCACGGTGCTGTCGACCCAGGACCGGCTGCGCACCGCCCAGCGCAATATCGCCAGCGCCGAGCGCATCCTGAATGCCATCAAAGAGCGCTTCAAGGCCGGCACCGGCACCGACCTCGACGTCGCGCAGCAGGAGAGCGTGCTCGCCAACCAGCGCGCGCTGGTACCGCCGCTGCGGCAGACGCTCGATCAGAACATCAACGCGCTGGCCGTGCTGGTGTCGCGGCCACCGGAGAGCGTGCGCGTCTCGGGCGGCACGCTCAACGCGGTCGCGATTCCCCGGGTCACGCCGGGGCTGCCGTCGGAATTGCTGACCCAGCGTCCCGACATCCGCAGGCAGGAGGCCCAGCTCGCCTCGGCGACGGCCAATGTCGGCAGCGCACGCGCGCAATTCTTCCCGAGCATCCAGCTGACCGGGCAGGGCGGCTACCAGAGCCAGGCGCTGGTCTCGCTATTCCAACCCCATGCCGCGTTCTTCAGCCTGGTCGGCAGCGCCACCCAGCCGATCTTCGATGGCGGCCGAATCCTCGGCAATTTCGAATACAGCAAGGCCAAGCAGGATGAACTGCTGCAGATCTACCGCAAGACGGTGGTCCAGGCTTTCACCGACGTCGACAACGCGCTGGTCGCGATCCGCGAGACCACACGGAAGCTGCAGCTGCAGCGCGCCGTGTTGTCAGCATCGCGGCGCGCGTTCGATCTGGCCGAGCAGCAGCTCAAGGCCGGGACCGCCGACATCGTAACCGTGCTAAACACACAGCTCACGCTGTTTCAGGCTGAAGATGTCTACTCCCAGGCCCAACTGGCCCGGCTGCTGGCGATCGTGAGCCTGTATCAGGCGCTGGGGGGCGGCTGGGAACCGAAGATGGAAAGACCGGTCGATGCTCTTTAA
- a CDS encoding amino acid ABC transporter permease, whose product MTDISASSFVRQHLVPERAAPVKTTGLFGFLRTRLLNSPTNILFTILALALLWYTIVPALKFLLVDAVWSGKDRNACLADNAGHQVGACWPYIQAKLTQLIYGFYPAGERWRVNLTFAFAAALLLPLLIPRLPAKRLNASLFFFAFPAVAFFLLRGGGLTGFGVSWVAGLLQLFDDSIVNAGQILVNLSRGSAIGPLLWGTGKIIVLLGSLIGWLILPLSWLRDRLQASGQPLWFDFVLTAAIVSLIFFALSGGTRTGQRALVGSLVTFFGIAIVIKLMGLDRGGLPVVDTRLWGGLLVTLVVSVTGIVTSMPIGIALALGRRSTIPLIRIFSIAFIEFWRGVPLITVLFFATYMLPLFLPGNFSVDGLVRALIGIALFAGAYQAEVVRGGLAAIPRGQGEAASALGLSWWKTTSLIVMPQALRHVIPGLVNSFIALFKDTSLVSIVALFDLLGSLHATFSDPTWSTPSTAFTGFAFAGMIYFVFCFGMSRYSLFVESRLNAHHRH is encoded by the coding sequence ATGACCGATATCTCCGCGTCATCCTTTGTCCGGCAGCACCTTGTCCCCGAGCGCGCGGCGCCGGTGAAGACGACCGGCTTGTTCGGCTTCCTGCGCACTCGGCTGTTGAACTCGCCGACCAACATCCTGTTCACGATCCTGGCGCTGGCGCTGCTCTGGTACACGATCGTTCCTGCGCTCAAGTTCCTGCTGGTCGACGCGGTCTGGAGCGGCAAGGACCGCAACGCGTGCCTTGCCGACAATGCCGGCCACCAGGTCGGGGCCTGCTGGCCCTATATCCAGGCCAAGCTCACCCAGCTGATCTACGGCTTCTATCCGGCAGGGGAGCGCTGGCGCGTCAACCTGACCTTCGCTTTCGCAGCGGCGCTGCTGCTGCCGCTGCTCATTCCGCGCCTGCCGGCGAAGCGCCTGAATGCGAGCCTGTTCTTCTTTGCCTTTCCGGCGGTCGCATTCTTCCTGCTGCGCGGCGGCGGGTTGACCGGTTTCGGGGTGAGCTGGGTTGCCGGCCTGCTGCAGCTGTTCGACGACAGCATCGTCAATGCCGGTCAGATCCTGGTCAATCTCAGCCGGGGCTCGGCGATCGGCCCATTGCTCTGGGGAACCGGCAAGATCATCGTGCTGCTCGGCAGCCTGATCGGCTGGCTGATCCTTCCGCTGAGCTGGCTGCGCGACCGGCTCCAGGCGTCCGGCCAGCCGCTGTGGTTCGATTTCGTGCTGACTGCGGCGATCGTTTCGCTGATCTTCTTTGCCCTCAGCGGCGGCACGAGGACGGGGCAGCGTGCATTGGTCGGAAGCCTCGTGACCTTTTTCGGCATTGCCATCGTGATCAAGCTGATGGGGCTCGACCGCGGCGGGCTTCCGGTTGTCGACACACGGCTGTGGGGCGGCCTGCTGGTGACGCTGGTGGTCTCGGTCACCGGCATCGTGACCTCGATGCCGATCGGTATCGCGCTCGCGCTCGGCCGCCGCTCGACCATTCCCCTGATCCGGATCTTCTCGATCGCGTTCATTGAGTTCTGGCGCGGCGTGCCGCTGATCACGGTCCTGTTCTTCGCGACCTACATGCTGCCGCTGTTCCTGCCGGGCAACTTCAGTGTCGATGGCCTGGTCCGCGCGCTGATCGGTATTGCGCTGTTTGCGGGTGCCTACCAGGCCGAAGTCGTGCGCGGCGGCCTCGCGGCGATTCCGCGCGGGCAGGGCGAGGCGGCGAGTGCCCTCGGCCTGTCCTGGTGGAAGACCACGTCGCTGATCGTGATGCCGCAGGCGCTGCGCCACGTCATTCCGGGCCTCGTCAACAGCTTCATTGCGCTGTTCAAGGATACCTCGCTGGTCTCGATCGTGGCATTGTTCGACCTGCTCGGGTCGCTGCACGCCACGTTCTCCGACCCGACCTGGTCGACGCCGAGCACCGCCTTTACTGGCTTCGCCTTTGCCGGAATGATCTACTTCGTGTTCTGCTTTGGAATGTCGCGCTACTCGCTGTTCGTCGAAAGCCGCCTTAACGCTCACCACCGTCATTGA
- a CDS encoding amino acid ABC transporter ATP-binding protein, which translates to MSTDPIVSISGLNKWYGDFHVLRDINLEVGRGERIVICGPSGSGKSTLIRCINALEEFQEGEIVVDGIDLGPNLRRVDEVRREVGMVFQSFNLFPHLTVLDNCTLAPIWVRNIPKKDAEAAAMKFLERVKIPHQANKFPGQMSGGQQQRVAIARALTMTPKVMLFDEPTSALDPEMVKEVLDTMVDLAKEGMTMLVVTHEMGFAREVANRVVFMDAGQIIESNTPQEFFANPQHARSKLFLSQILR; encoded by the coding sequence ATGTCCACAGATCCGATCGTCAGCATTTCCGGTCTCAACAAATGGTACGGCGACTTCCACGTACTGCGCGACATCAACCTCGAGGTCGGCAGGGGCGAGCGCATCGTGATCTGCGGGCCGTCCGGCTCGGGCAAGTCGACGCTGATCCGCTGCATCAACGCGCTCGAGGAGTTCCAGGAGGGTGAGATCGTGGTCGACGGCATCGACCTCGGGCCGAACCTGCGCCGTGTCGACGAGGTGCGCCGCGAGGTCGGCATGGTGTTCCAGAGCTTCAATCTATTCCCGCATCTCACCGTGCTCGACAATTGCACGCTGGCGCCGATCTGGGTCCGCAACATCCCGAAGAAGGATGCCGAGGCGGCCGCGATGAAGTTCCTCGAACGCGTCAAGATCCCGCATCAGGCCAACAAGTTCCCCGGCCAGATGTCGGGCGGACAGCAGCAGCGCGTCGCGATCGCCCGCGCATTGACGATGACTCCGAAGGTCATGTTGTTCGACGAGCCGACCTCGGCGCTCGATCCGGAAATGGTCAAGGAGGTGCTCGACACGATGGTCGATCTCGCCAAGGAGGGCATGACCATGCTCGTCGTGACTCACGAAATGGGCTTTGCCCGCGAGGTTGCCAATCGCGTCGTGTTCATGGATGCCGGTCAGATCATCGAGTCGAATACGCCGCAGGAATTCTTCGCCAACCCGCAGCACGCGCGGTCGAAGCTGTTCTTGAGTCAAATATTGAGGTGA
- a CDS encoding ABC transporter permease subunit (The N-terminal region of this protein, as described by TIGR01726, is a three transmembrane segment that identifies a subfamily of ABC transporter permease subunits, which specificities that include histidine, arginine, glutamine, glutamate, L-cystine (sic), the opines (in Agrobacterium) octopine and nopaline, etc.) — translation MTTEPRNPPPQYVLRLKRALGGKAGWTGLAVQIVFAAVLAWVAYEIVANARTNLETQRIASGFGFLRNTAGFDVSQNLISYTGSDTYTRVFLVGLLNTLLVSVIGIVFATIIGFVLALCRLSPNWLLSRLGEIYVEIVRNLPLLFQLLFWYLAVLAALPAPRQSINLFNAVFLSNRGLVIPRPIGQAGLDPFLAAVAVGILGSLLLRGYARRALFQRGQAIRIGPYVLGLLVGLPLLTMLIFGLPLTFELPQLRGFNFAGGSRVIPELVALVVALSTYTAAFIAEIVRAGIQSVHKGQMEAGSSLGLSRGATSRLIVMPQAMRVIVPPLTNQYLNLTKNSSLAVAIGYPDLVSVFAGTTLSQTGQAIEIIAITMGVYLVLSLVTSAIMSVYGWRINRSLGA, via the coding sequence ATGACCACCGAGCCCCGAAATCCACCGCCGCAGTACGTCCTCCGCTTGAAGCGGGCGCTCGGCGGCAAGGCCGGCTGGACCGGTCTTGCCGTGCAGATAGTGTTCGCCGCGGTGCTGGCCTGGGTGGCTTACGAGATCGTGGCCAATGCCAGGACCAACCTGGAGACGCAGCGCATCGCCTCCGGGTTCGGCTTTCTCAGGAACACCGCCGGCTTCGACGTCAGCCAGAACCTGATCTCGTATACGGGATCGGACACTTATACGCGGGTGTTCCTGGTCGGGCTCCTGAACACGTTGCTGGTGTCGGTGATCGGCATCGTATTCGCCACCATCATCGGATTCGTCCTGGCGCTGTGCAGGCTGTCGCCGAACTGGCTGCTGTCGCGGCTTGGCGAGATCTATGTCGAGATCGTGCGTAACCTGCCGTTGCTGTTTCAGCTGCTGTTCTGGTACCTCGCCGTGCTGGCGGCGCTGCCCGCACCGCGGCAGAGCATCAACCTGTTCAACGCCGTCTTCCTCTCCAATCGCGGCCTGGTGATTCCGCGGCCGATCGGTCAGGCCGGTCTCGATCCGTTTCTTGCGGCGGTCGCCGTCGGCATCCTGGGCTCGCTGCTGCTGCGCGGCTACGCCCGGCGCGCGCTGTTCCAGCGCGGGCAGGCGATCCGGATCGGGCCTTACGTGCTCGGCCTGCTGGTCGGACTGCCGCTTTTGACGATGTTGATCTTCGGGCTGCCGCTGACCTTCGAATTGCCGCAACTCAGGGGCTTCAACTTCGCCGGCGGATCGCGGGTCATTCCTGAGCTGGTTGCACTGGTGGTAGCGCTGTCGACCTATACCGCGGCCTTCATCGCGGAGATCGTCCGGGCCGGCATCCAGTCGGTCCACAAGGGGCAGATGGAAGCTGGTTCCTCGCTCGGCCTCTCGCGCGGCGCCACCTCGCGGCTGATCGTCATGCCGCAGGCGATGCGCGTCATCGTTCCGCCGCTCACCAATCAATACCTCAACCTGACCAAGAACTCGTCGCTCGCGGTCGCGATCGGCTATCCCGACCTGGTCTCGGTCTTCGCCGGCACGACGCTGAGCCAGACCGGCCAGGCGATCGAGATCATCGCCATCACCATGGGCGTCTATCTCGTGCTCTCGCTCGTCACCAGCGCGATCATGAGCGTCTATGGCTGGCGCATCAACCGGAGCCTCGGGGCATGA